A window of Haliscomenobacter hydrossis DSM 1100 contains these coding sequences:
- the leuD gene encoding 3-isopropylmalate dehydratase small subunit, with protein sequence MAREKFHLVHSSAVPVHIENVDTDQIIPARFLKATTRDGFGENLFRDWRYDSNNQPIADFVLNNPRYSGDILVSGKNFGCGSSREHAAWAITDYGFKVVVSSFFADIFKNNALNNGLLPVQVSDEFLAHIFSAIELDHQTTFTVNLETQTFTIDATGASFNFEINSYKKECMLNGYDDIDYLLNMKDKIAKFEQSRA encoded by the coding sequence ATGGCACGCGAAAAATTCCATTTGGTACACTCCTCAGCGGTACCCGTTCATATAGAAAACGTCGACACCGACCAGATCATCCCTGCCCGCTTCTTAAAAGCAACCACTCGGGATGGCTTCGGTGAAAACCTCTTCCGCGATTGGCGGTACGATTCCAACAACCAGCCGATTGCTGATTTTGTGCTCAACAACCCACGGTACAGTGGTGATATTTTGGTGAGTGGCAAAAACTTCGGCTGCGGTTCCAGTCGTGAACACGCCGCCTGGGCCATCACCGATTATGGTTTCAAAGTGGTGGTGAGCAGTTTTTTTGCAGATATTTTCAAAAACAACGCCTTGAACAACGGTCTTTTACCCGTACAGGTGTCGGATGAGTTTTTGGCACACATTTTTTCTGCCATCGAACTGGATCACCAAACCACCTTCACCGTAAACCTGGAGACACAAACCTTCACGATCGATGCAACAGGCGCATCTTTTAACTTCGAAATCAATTCTTACAAAAAAGAGTGCATGCTCAACGGATACGATGACATCGATTATCTGTTGAACATGAAAGATAAAATCGCGAAGTTCGAACAAAGCAGAGCATAA
- a CDS encoding alpha-isopropylmalate synthase regulatory domain-containing protein translates to MGRKIEIMDTTLRDGEQTSGVSFTDQEKLKIARLLLEELKVDRIEIASAHVSEGEFTAVKKIMDWAKEKGFIDRIEILGFVDGDRSLNWMRDTGAKVLNLLTKGSERHCIQQLRKTKEEHLADILDVLTRAEKLGIRSNVYLEDWSNGMRTSPEYVYFILAGLSKAAVHRVLLPDTLGILNPDETFTYCADVQQRFPNLSFDFHAHNDYDLATANVMAAVKAGVSGIHVTLNGLGERAGNVSLSSVVGVLKDHLHCEVSVDEKKLYSVSKLVESYSGVRIPTNKPIIGEFVFTQTSGIHADGDQKGNLYHNDLSPERFNRKHSYALGKMAGKSSIRKNLEELGIELDQESMRLVTKAVNELGDRKEVVTQEDLPYIIADVLDKQTLAQRVRIKNYALSVAAGLRSVATLSIEIDGKTYERTADGDGQYDAFMSALRQIYQSLGKNLPRLTDYVVTIPPGGKTDALCQTAITWQQDEGRPFKTSGLDSDQAIAAIKATIKMLNLIENQ, encoded by the coding sequence ATGGGAAGGAAGATCGAGATCATGGACACCACCCTCCGGGATGGTGAACAAACCTCCGGCGTATCGTTTACCGATCAGGAGAAATTGAAGATAGCTCGTTTGTTGCTGGAAGAGCTCAAGGTCGACCGCATTGAAATTGCTTCTGCGCACGTCTCGGAAGGAGAATTCACGGCGGTGAAAAAGATCATGGACTGGGCCAAAGAAAAAGGCTTCATCGATCGGATCGAGATCCTGGGTTTTGTGGATGGCGATCGTTCCCTCAACTGGATGCGCGATACCGGTGCCAAGGTGCTCAACCTGCTCACCAAAGGCTCGGAGCGCCACTGCATCCAACAGTTGCGCAAAACCAAAGAAGAACACCTCGCCGACATTCTCGATGTGCTGACACGGGCCGAAAAACTGGGCATTCGTTCCAATGTATACCTCGAAGATTGGTCCAACGGCATGCGTACTTCGCCCGAATACGTTTATTTTATCCTCGCAGGTTTGAGCAAAGCCGCGGTTCACCGCGTGCTTTTGCCCGATACCCTGGGCATCCTCAATCCCGACGAGACCTTCACCTATTGCGCCGATGTGCAGCAACGTTTTCCCAACCTGAGTTTTGATTTTCACGCTCACAACGACTACGACCTGGCCACCGCCAACGTCATGGCTGCCGTAAAGGCTGGGGTGTCGGGTATTCACGTTACCCTCAATGGCCTGGGCGAACGCGCGGGCAACGTTTCCCTGTCCAGCGTGGTGGGGGTATTGAAAGACCACCTGCACTGCGAGGTTTCGGTGGACGAGAAAAAACTGTACTCCGTGAGCAAACTCGTGGAGTCCTACTCCGGCGTGCGGATTCCGACCAACAAGCCGATCATTGGCGAGTTTGTCTTTACCCAAACCAGCGGCATCCACGCCGATGGCGACCAAAAGGGCAACCTCTACCACAACGACCTGAGCCCCGAGCGCTTCAACCGCAAGCACTCTTACGCCCTGGGTAAAATGGCGGGCAAATCCAGCATCCGCAAAAACCTGGAAGAACTGGGCATCGAACTCGACCAAGAATCGATGCGCCTGGTGACCAAAGCCGTCAACGAACTGGGCGACCGCAAAGAGGTCGTCACGCAAGAAGACCTGCCCTACATCATCGCCGATGTACTGGACAAACAAACCCTCGCCCAGCGGGTGCGCATCAAAAACTATGCACTGTCAGTAGCCGCAGGTCTGCGTTCGGTAGCGACCCTCAGCATCGAGATTGATGGCAAAACCTACGAGCGTACCGCCGATGGCGATGGCCAATACGATGCCTTCATGAGCGCCCTGCGCCAGATTTATCAATCTTTGGGCAAAAACCTGCCCCGCCTGACGGATTACGTAGTCACCATTCCTCCGGGCGGAAAAACGGACGCCTTGTGCCAAACCGCCATCACCTGGCAACAGGATGAAGGCCGGCCCTTTAAAACCAGCGGCCTTGACTCTGATCAGGCCATCGCGGCGATTAAGGCGACAATCAAAATGTTGAATCTTATCGAAAATCAATAA
- the leuB gene encoding 3-isopropylmalate dehydrogenase yields MKFTIAKLPGDGIGPEVVAQAVKVLEAIGKKYGHEFDFTFGITGAHAIDEVGEPYPESTHQICMDADAVLFGAIGDPKYDNDPKAKVRPEQGLLAMRKKLGLYANIRPINTFPSLIHKSPLRPDLVEGADFVVIRELTGGIYFGEPRGRSENGEKAYDTCVYTKEEVTRITKLGFEYARLRNKRMTVVDKANVLATSRLWRETVQGMVADYPDVEVDYMFVDNAAMQIIQWPKKFDVMLTENMFGDILSDEASVITGSLGLLPSASVGIHTSVFEPIHGSYPQAAGKDIANPIGTVLSAALLLELGLKLPAEAKAVRDAVDASLAADAVTEDIATDKAKAFKTSAVGDWLAEYILK; encoded by the coding sequence ATGAAATTCACTATCGCAAAACTTCCCGGCGACGGTATTGGCCCGGAAGTAGTGGCGCAAGCAGTAAAAGTACTGGAAGCCATTGGCAAAAAGTACGGTCATGAATTTGATTTTACCTTTGGCATCACTGGCGCTCACGCCATCGATGAAGTAGGTGAGCCTTACCCGGAATCGACCCACCAGATTTGTATGGATGCCGATGCGGTACTCTTTGGGGCCATCGGTGATCCCAAGTACGACAACGATCCGAAGGCGAAAGTACGCCCTGAGCAAGGCCTCCTGGCCATGCGCAAAAAACTGGGTTTGTACGCCAACATTCGCCCCATCAATACTTTTCCTTCCCTGATCCATAAATCTCCCTTGCGCCCTGATCTGGTGGAAGGTGCCGACTTTGTGGTGATCCGTGAATTGACTGGCGGGATTTATTTTGGCGAACCCCGTGGCCGCAGCGAAAATGGCGAAAAAGCTTACGATACCTGCGTGTACACCAAAGAGGAAGTGACGCGCATCACCAAACTTGGCTTCGAATACGCCCGCCTACGCAACAAACGCATGACCGTAGTGGACAAAGCCAACGTACTGGCTACTTCCCGCTTGTGGCGCGAGACGGTGCAAGGTATGGTGGCCGATTATCCCGATGTGGAAGTGGATTACATGTTCGTCGACAACGCGGCCATGCAAATCATCCAGTGGCCTAAGAAATTTGACGTGATGCTGACCGAAAACATGTTCGGCGACATCCTTTCCGACGAGGCGAGTGTGATCACCGGGTCTTTGGGCTTGTTGCCTTCGGCTTCGGTGGGGATTCACACCTCGGTGTTTGAACCGATCCACGGCTCGTATCCCCAAGCGGCGGGTAAAGACATTGCCAACCCGATTGGCACGGTGCTTTCGGCTGCATTGCTCCTGGAGTTGGGCCTCAAACTGCCCGCCGAAGCAAAAGCGGTACGTGATGCGGTAGATGCCTCCCTGGCTGCCGATGCGGTGACGGAAGACATTGCTACGGATAAAGCCAAAGCCTTCAAAACCTCAGCGGTGGGGGATTGGTTGGCGGAGTATATTTTGAAGTAA
- a CDS encoding SUMF1/EgtB/PvdO family nonheme iron enzyme encodes MNVARGSLNLLNLLNFLNFLRLHCRLLSKFGIYKAIKTIDTEIPHIDLPLAGLLTRLELGGFNLSPAEKVRLLQVISGPASVHWDEPQKLRYLLAPVIAHSKAEQERFYIIFDQYYAEILANATEADKAEAKGIWLKNLRTWLRKWWSTFPALLGLALLGYFIYPLLKPETQTTSIGISYITPIRVGDTAVFTLNTKNIDTLDVNIHWSLKDKVSGNIEAESDGLRSWQVPFTTLQGSSEKIIAVDIYEKRRDSTFHFDSILRIDCVNPPELDGLDFPANLPPGETYTFTPNVIEATPDLQYHWDFGDGDSSTLRSPTHRYLEEGSYSVELKVTRPGLSGFCSTSTSATMRVGEDQVYLPWYDLQYAPVRLTANYNWGLWVLVGLLAAAIFYSLFLWAKTQRPPTPEPPNPRTPEPLTSSPDRPPYEIPFRPLNGLIRNFAGQFRLADALRRRQEGQRQEVDVPKTVDVTIASGGFPRLQFRSSTKPADYLFLVDEQNETSHQGRLLRHLVKVLHDQDVHAEVFYYRSEFFHFWNPQYPQGITLEQVSRLCPEHRVIVFGDAHGILDPFAQGNKVLRSEPVADLQRWKRRLLLSPRPPQSWDYREASLHAVLPVFPADLEGQMAAANFIDNGMEPDDLPSAFSTWRERLATARTEPDVNRRWRSASDHAEYLGYGSDLYRWFCALALYPSPTWEITLAVGAALDIPLNADSLLVLARIPSLQEGKINPRLRKELLADLQLYDEELARTAIANELEASLAEAAPGFANRALQTNLAVQRFALTPSSPESKAQVKLLLDQGWFNRLHIEDLGGVAVRELTPKRRSGPATKGGFTKQAPQAEEAYEQSYEQNISQSNTFFQQPDFPLNPDEPTLRRFLEGNEEIPQQETPEVAKPPKPPLINAAFWRLLAFFVAFLVLVFSLLLTDNDKLYRLAFGKDPGQQQFDPKTKLRSNIFIKEIIAVDSAVILNNQAVQVYKEQAFPEMLKNIQGGSNVPITVEHWPTVSQKLEQAQRYEEKNRLVLPQRTAALNLARLNYNRGVMFYNAWRRGTNLPEPTDRSIEQFRANRDLADQYFTGSNIRAVEQEAFQALALASKHAEGVIYFLTNTTNDPSLAEGIHYELDTLGFFDTTRIRPNLATLLQKEPSRLIDIFPGKAQNLSLEVQVNYYTNPNRDKSLRLRVLAVERAQPNNPAQRNARTRAPSFVLAQELPAKARDGTALFTLRSNLNRPGDLRRTDSLVAELIQINPNPNAIKVVARLAIAHPQRWGLPPVAVPPVPEDTVAILNGRVLDDRTGELVSGATMIYEWNTGSEIRSTRGQSTARGAFTLRRDLRRITGLTVKVNMEGYLPFERSFTQSQLRGLSNERFEDIRLQRVPEQTSPPPQNEQRPNIEQTTYKPIAPEMIRVNGGTFVMGCEDKRDKDCFESEKPAHEVTLGTYSIGKHEVTNAEYAAFLNDVTVNPNRVDNLDRYIEENEWGLQKTTVNGQTRWQPAKGYEKYPVIMVNWDGAVAYCRWLSNKTGQQYRLPTEAEWEYAARGGENGQKVKFKYAGSDRIDEVAWYGDNSKGTNPVGRKKANQLGIYDMSGNVWEWCEDRYGDYSSNKQTNPGGANSGSYRVTRGGSWSLSAGNCRVSARSGYAPTYRDDHLGFRLAL; translated from the coding sequence TTGAATGTCGCTCGCGGTAGCCTCAACCTCCTCAACCTTCTCAACTTCCTCAACTTTTTAAGACTGCATTGTAGATTATTGAGTAAATTTGGAATCTACAAAGCAATCAAGACCATCGACACTGAAATCCCACATATCGACCTACCCTTAGCCGGCCTGCTCACCCGCCTTGAACTCGGGGGATTCAACCTCAGCCCCGCCGAGAAAGTACGCCTGTTGCAAGTCATCAGCGGCCCGGCCAGCGTACATTGGGACGAACCCCAGAAGTTGCGCTACCTGCTGGCGCCCGTCATTGCGCACAGCAAGGCCGAGCAAGAGCGCTTTTACATCATTTTTGACCAATATTACGCCGAAATCCTCGCCAACGCGACCGAAGCAGACAAAGCTGAAGCCAAAGGCATCTGGCTAAAAAACCTGCGTACCTGGCTGCGCAAATGGTGGAGTACCTTTCCGGCACTGCTTGGATTGGCGCTCCTGGGCTACTTCATTTATCCCCTGCTTAAACCTGAAACCCAAACCACTTCCATCGGGATTTCGTACATCACGCCCATTCGGGTGGGAGATACCGCAGTTTTTACACTCAACACCAAAAACATTGATACCCTTGATGTCAATATCCACTGGAGTCTAAAAGATAAAGTAAGCGGGAACATCGAAGCGGAATCAGATGGCCTCCGAAGCTGGCAGGTACCTTTCACCACTTTACAAGGCAGCTCCGAAAAAATCATTGCGGTTGACATATACGAAAAACGCCGCGACAGCACCTTCCATTTCGATAGCATCCTGAGGATAGACTGTGTTAATCCACCAGAATTGGATGGATTGGATTTTCCCGCCAATTTACCGCCCGGCGAAACATATACGTTTACCCCCAATGTCATCGAAGCAACGCCCGACTTACAATACCACTGGGATTTTGGCGATGGAGACTCCAGCACCCTGCGCAGCCCCACGCACCGCTATTTGGAAGAAGGGAGCTACAGCGTTGAACTCAAGGTCACCCGCCCAGGCTTAAGTGGTTTTTGTAGCACAAGCACCTCCGCCACCATGCGGGTAGGGGAAGATCAGGTGTATTTGCCCTGGTACGATTTGCAATACGCCCCCGTCCGATTAACTGCCAACTACAACTGGGGCCTTTGGGTGCTTGTCGGCTTGTTGGCTGCCGCCATTTTTTATTCTTTATTTCTTTGGGCAAAAACGCAACGCCCTCCAACTCCCGAACCCCCGAACCCCCGAACCCCCGAACCCTTAACTTCCTCGCCGGACCGCCCGCCCTACGAAATCCCCTTCCGCCCGCTGAACGGCTTGATCCGCAATTTTGCCGGACAATTTCGCCTCGCCGATGCCCTGCGTCGTCGCCAGGAAGGCCAGCGCCAAGAGGTGGACGTACCCAAAACGGTGGATGTAACCATTGCCAGCGGAGGATTCCCGCGTTTGCAATTCCGCAGCAGCACCAAGCCAGCCGACTACCTGTTTTTGGTGGATGAACAAAACGAAACCAGCCACCAGGGCCGACTGTTGCGCCATTTGGTCAAGGTGCTGCACGATCAGGACGTACACGCTGAAGTGTTTTATTACCGCAGTGAATTTTTCCATTTTTGGAATCCCCAATATCCGCAAGGCATTACGCTGGAGCAAGTCAGTCGACTTTGCCCCGAACACCGGGTGATCGTCTTCGGGGACGCCCACGGCATACTCGACCCCTTTGCGCAGGGCAACAAAGTACTGCGCAGCGAACCCGTAGCCGACTTGCAGCGCTGGAAACGCCGCCTCTTGCTCAGTCCCCGCCCACCGCAGAGTTGGGACTACCGCGAGGCCAGTTTGCACGCGGTACTCCCCGTTTTTCCCGCCGATCTGGAAGGACAAATGGCCGCCGCCAACTTCATCGACAACGGCATGGAACCCGATGACCTGCCCTCGGCCTTTAGCACCTGGCGCGAACGCCTGGCTACCGCCCGTACCGAACCCGACGTCAATCGCCGCTGGCGCAGTGCCTCCGACCACGCCGAATACCTGGGCTACGGCTCGGATTTGTACCGCTGGTTTTGTGCGCTGGCCTTGTATCCCTCACCAACCTGGGAAATTACCCTGGCCGTCGGCGCAGCACTGGACATCCCGCTGAATGCCGATAGCCTGCTGGTGCTGGCGCGGATTCCCAGTTTGCAGGAGGGTAAAATCAACCCACGTTTGCGCAAAGAATTGTTGGCTGATTTGCAATTGTACGACGAAGAACTCGCCCGTACCGCCATCGCCAACGAACTGGAAGCCTCGCTGGCCGAGGCTGCTCCGGGTTTTGCCAATCGGGCGCTACAAACGAATCTGGCCGTGCAACGCTTTGCCTTGACTCCCTCTAGTCCTGAATCTAAAGCACAGGTAAAATTGTTGCTGGACCAAGGCTGGTTCAATCGCTTGCACATTGAAGATCTGGGCGGTGTAGCCGTGCGTGAATTGACGCCCAAACGACGCTCGGGCCCGGCGACAAAGGGTGGATTTACCAAACAAGCGCCACAAGCGGAGGAAGCTTATGAACAAAGTTATGAGCAAAACATCAGCCAAAGCAATACTTTTTTCCAGCAGCCCGATTTTCCGCTCAACCCGGATGAACCGACCTTGCGGCGCTTTTTGGAGGGAAATGAAGAAATTCCCCAGCAAGAAACACCGGAAGTGGCAAAGCCACCCAAACCACCGCTCATCAATGCAGCGTTTTGGCGGCTGCTGGCTTTTTTTGTGGCCTTCCTGGTCTTGGTATTCAGTCTGCTCTTGACGGATAACGACAAACTTTATCGCTTGGCTTTTGGCAAAGACCCCGGCCAGCAACAGTTTGACCCCAAAACCAAATTGCGCAGCAACATTTTCATAAAAGAAATCATCGCGGTAGATAGTGCGGTTATTTTAAACAACCAGGCGGTGCAGGTGTACAAGGAACAGGCATTTCCGGAAATGCTCAAAAACATCCAGGGGGGTAGCAATGTACCCATAACCGTTGAGCATTGGCCAACAGTAAGCCAAAAGCTGGAGCAGGCGCAGCGATATGAGGAAAAAAATCGGTTGGTACTCCCACAACGCACGGCTGCGCTGAATCTGGCACGGCTGAACTACAACCGGGGTGTCATGTTTTACAATGCCTGGCGCCGGGGAACTAACTTGCCAGAACCTACCGATAGAAGCATCGAGCAGTTCCGAGCCAACCGCGATCTGGCGGACCAATATTTCACTGGAAGCAATATCCGTGCGGTTGAACAGGAAGCCTTCCAAGCTCTGGCCCTCGCCAGCAAACACGCCGAAGGAGTCATCTATTTCCTGACCAATACCACCAATGACCCCTCCCTGGCCGAGGGCATTCACTATGAGCTGGATACCCTGGGCTTTTTTGATACGACCCGTATCCGCCCCAATCTGGCGACGCTTTTGCAAAAAGAACCTTCGCGGCTCATTGATATTTTTCCGGGCAAAGCCCAAAACCTGAGTTTGGAAGTACAGGTGAATTATTACACCAACCCCAATCGCGACAAGAGTTTGCGCTTGCGGGTACTGGCCGTGGAACGCGCGCAGCCCAACAACCCTGCCCAGCGCAATGCCCGTACCCGCGCCCCAAGCTTTGTTCTTGCTCAAGAACTTCCGGCCAAGGCACGGGATGGGACTGCTTTGTTTACCTTGCGCAGCAACCTCAATCGCCCCGGTGATCTCCGCCGTACCGATAGCTTGGTGGCGGAGTTGATCCAGATCAACCCCAATCCCAATGCGATTAAGGTGGTGGCCCGTCTGGCCATTGCCCACCCCCAGCGCTGGGGCTTGCCCCCTGTAGCCGTTCCTCCAGTACCGGAGGATACCGTGGCCATTCTGAACGGGCGAGTATTGGATGACCGCACGGGAGAACTTGTCTCTGGGGCCACGATGATCTATGAGTGGAATACAGGTAGTGAAATCCGCAGTACCCGTGGACAGAGCACTGCCCGCGGTGCCTTCACCTTGCGGCGCGATTTGCGGCGCATCACGGGTTTGACCGTCAAGGTAAACATGGAGGGGTATCTGCCCTTTGAGCGCAGCTTTACCCAGTCGCAATTGCGTGGCTTGAGCAATGAACGCTTTGAGGACATCCGCCTGCAGCGGGTACCTGAACAGACCAGCCCTCCACCTCAGAATGAACAACGCCCGAACATTGAGCAAACGACCTATAAACCCATTGCGCCGGAAATGATTCGGGTAAATGGCGGGACTTTTGTGATGGGCTGTGAGGATAAACGAGATAAGGATTGTTTCGAGAGTGAAAAACCTGCGCATGAGGTGACTTTGGGTACCTATTCGATTGGAAAACACGAAGTAACCAATGCGGAGTATGCCGCATTTTTGAATGATGTAACCGTAAACCCCAACCGGGTAGATAACCTGGATCGGTACATCGAGGAAAATGAATGGGGCCTGCAAAAAACGACCGTAAATGGTCAAACCCGCTGGCAGCCCGCCAAAGGGTATGAAAAATATCCGGTGATCATGGTGAATTGGGATGGTGCGGTGGCCTATTGCCGCTGGTTGAGCAATAAAACCGGACAGCAGTACCGCTTACCTACCGAGGCGGAATGGGAGTATGCGGCACGGGGTGGGGAGAATGGTCAGAAAGTTAAGTTTAAATACGCCGGGAGTGATCGGATTGATGAGGTGGCCTGGTACGGCGATAATTCAAAAGGCACCAATCCGGTGGGGCGGAAAAAGGCCAATCAATTGGGGATCTATGATATGAGTGGCAATGTGTGGGAATGGTGTGAGGATAGGTATGGAGATTATTCCAGCAATAAACAGACGAATCCTGGAGGGGCAAACTCGGGCTCTTACCGTGTGACTCGTGGCGGTAGCTGGAGCCTCAGCGCGGGGAACTGCCGCGTGTCCGCTCGCAGCGGCTACGCGCCCACGTACCGCGACGACCACTTGGGGTTTCGTTTGGCCCTCTAG
- a CDS encoding homogentisate 1,2-dioxygenase: MPIYHKLGKIPPKRHTIFEKPGGGLYYEQLFGTVGFDGMSSLLYQINRPTMIQSSGESVDVSPKIAIAKNIHPRKLIGFDIPAKADYLESRTPLLVNTDIHIGLAAPQQSLRDYFYKNADADELLFIHRGTGTLRTLLGNIPFEYGDYLLIPRGMIYQIDFDTTDNRLLYAESFHPIYTPKRYRNWFGQLLEHSPFCERDYKLPRDLETHDEKGEFVLKVKKQGMLHTLTYTSHPFDVVGWDGYNFPYGFSIHNFEPITGRVHQPPPVHQTFETKAFVVCSFCPRLYDYHPQAIPAPYNHSNIDSDEMLYYVDGDFMSRNNIAAGHISLHPGGIPHGPHPGAYERSIGKQKTDELAVMIDTFKPLMITEAALRIDDGVYFQSWLE; this comes from the coding sequence ATGCCGATCTACCACAAGCTGGGGAAAATCCCTCCCAAGCGCCATACCATTTTTGAAAAACCTGGCGGCGGCCTGTATTACGAGCAACTTTTTGGCACCGTGGGTTTCGATGGCATGTCCTCCTTGCTGTACCAGATCAATCGGCCCACGATGATCCAGTCCAGTGGGGAGTCCGTTGATGTCAGTCCCAAAATTGCAATCGCCAAAAACATCCACCCCCGCAAGCTGATTGGTTTTGATATTCCCGCCAAAGCCGATTATTTGGAGAGCCGCACTCCCCTACTCGTCAATACCGACATCCACATTGGTTTGGCTGCCCCGCAGCAATCCTTGCGCGATTATTTTTACAAAAACGCCGATGCCGATGAGTTGCTGTTCATCCACCGCGGCACGGGTACTTTGCGCACCCTGCTGGGCAATATCCCCTTCGAATATGGCGACTACTTGCTGATTCCACGGGGCATGATTTATCAAATCGACTTTGATACCACCGACAATCGGCTCTTGTACGCGGAGTCTTTTCACCCCATTTATACGCCCAAGCGCTACCGCAACTGGTTTGGGCAACTACTGGAACATTCACCATTTTGCGAGCGCGATTACAAATTGCCCCGTGACCTGGAAACCCACGATGAAAAGGGAGAATTTGTACTTAAGGTCAAAAAACAAGGCATGTTGCACACCTTGACGTATACATCGCACCCCTTTGACGTGGTGGGCTGGGATGGCTACAACTTCCCCTACGGTTTTTCCATCCACAATTTTGAGCCGATCACCGGGCGGGTACACCAGCCGCCGCCCGTGCACCAAACTTTTGAGACCAAAGCTTTTGTGGTGTGTTCATTTTGCCCGCGTTTGTACGACTACCACCCGCAGGCCATTCCTGCGCCGTACAACCATTCCAACATCGACAGCGACGAGATGCTGTACTACGTGGATGGCGACTTCATGAGCCGCAACAACATCGCCGCCGGGCACATTTCCCTGCACCCCGGCGGGATTCCCCATGGCCCGCACCCCGGCGCATACGAACGCAGCATCGGCAAACAAAAAACCGATGAGTTGGCCGTGATGATTGATACTTTTAAACCACTAATGATCACCGAGGCGGCCCTGCGGATTGATGATGGGGTGTATTTTCAGTCTTGGCTGGAATAA
- the fahA gene encoding fumarylacetoacetase translates to MIFEIKRDSDFSIHNLPFGIFSSAGRSPRVGVAIGESILDLQALADLGMFPQIDKAVFAQNSLNAFIALGKTSTSKLRLDLQRWLLEEHPILRENPAVLVSQNEATMHLPIHIGDYTDFYSSIEHATNVGKMFRDPANALLPNWRHIPVGYHGRASSVVLSGTPVQRPWGQAKGKDDVLPKFQPSARLDFELETGFIIGKDTHLGQGINTAEADEYIFGKVLLNDWSARDIQAWEYVPLGPFLAKNFATSISPWVVTLEALAPFRVAGPVQEPAVLPYLEYAGDQNLDIQLNVVLETAVGVSTEICRSNFKYMYWNMAQQLAHHTVNGCNVRVGDLMGSGTISGPTPDSYGSLLELAWSGTQPITLADGSQRSFIENGDTVVMRGFGEKDGVRVGFGEVRGKILPAHK, encoded by the coding sequence ATGATCTTTGAGATAAAAAGGGATTCCGATTTTTCCATCCACAATCTGCCTTTTGGCATTTTTTCCAGCGCGGGGCGTAGTCCTCGGGTGGGTGTAGCCATTGGTGAATCTATCCTCGATTTGCAGGCTCTCGCAGACTTGGGCATGTTTCCGCAGATTGATAAAGCCGTTTTTGCCCAAAACAGCTTGAATGCTTTTATTGCACTGGGTAAAACCTCAACCTCAAAGCTGCGCCTTGATTTGCAGCGTTGGTTACTGGAAGAACATCCTATTTTGCGCGAAAATCCGGCGGTATTGGTTTCCCAAAACGAGGCGACCATGCACCTGCCCATTCACATTGGCGACTACACCGATTTTTACTCCAGCATCGAACACGCCACCAATGTGGGTAAAATGTTCCGCGATCCGGCCAATGCCTTGCTACCCAATTGGCGGCACATTCCGGTGGGGTACCACGGGCGGGCTTCTTCGGTAGTGCTGAGCGGCACTCCGGTGCAAAGACCCTGGGGGCAAGCCAAAGGGAAGGACGATGTTTTGCCCAAATTTCAGCCCAGTGCCCGGCTCGACTTTGAGTTGGAAACGGGTTTCATCATTGGCAAGGATACCCACTTGGGGCAAGGAATCAATACAGCTGAGGCGGATGAATATATTTTTGGCAAGGTGTTACTAAACGATTGGTCGGCGCGGGACATCCAGGCTTGGGAGTACGTGCCACTGGGGCCGTTTTTAGCCAAAAACTTCGCCACTTCCATTTCGCCGTGGGTGGTTACGCTGGAGGCATTGGCGCCTTTCCGGGTAGCCGGGCCGGTACAAGAACCCGCCGTGTTGCCCTACCTGGAATATGCAGGCGACCAAAACCTGGACATTCAGCTAAACGTTGTTTTGGAAACAGCCGTTGGAGTAAGCACCGAAATTTGCCGCTCCAACTTCAAATACATGTACTGGAACATGGCGCAGCAATTGGCGCACCATACCGTTAACGGCTGCAATGTACGGGTGGGTGACCTGATGGGCTCGGGGACGATCAGCGGGCCGACGCCGGATTCTTATGGGTCATTGCTGGAGCTGGCCTGGTCGGGTACGCAGCCGATTACACTGGCCGATGGCAGTCAACGGAGTTTCATCGAGAATGGAGATACGGTGGTGATGCGGGGTTTTGGGGAAAAGGATGGTGTGCGGGTTGGATTTGGGGAAGTACGGGGAAAAATACTTCCGGCACACAAATAA